A genomic segment from Cryptococcus gattii WM276 chromosome J, complete sequence encodes:
- a CDS encoding Hypothetical Protein (Similar to TIGR gene model, INSD accession AAW46431.1): MSTDQVDVSFKVLSLLSKERAVYGLRNGDHERYRRRHCSNKVHRLRQVTGATCGKKTYKAPPNIEVESIKDVRQLQLLLFSAERALAHSHELKKDKNHSKKDQLSWLRQAFKLSTQLYSLVQSLAAASSGLPARVDSKTLGEITIYHLTIRSELSFEKSSWIESLSDLACRRKLLATLAEGAKDSYDEALANEFIDSHDPLIRYCAYKLGRAESHDIEGVMADIEADVLEEALPGMSQLLESLRTETGVEEMEEGRRRLEDVEFAGEKVELRNAEIVGVMVRVQEALSKLGDGKSKGARGMKRWDRVLSVLGEAEGVARKLLEDNEANGASSSLRSTRTAQSLALAHQYIIYLLLTHRIRRDLALVETLSSSTVPKDPTQFKVPGGKAKLEEAVKALGAIVKLYGTMLQSLKQAAELSVVQEKEGVRSGVEGLEAYVHAIRCYNLARLHCIHPDPSYSSAVQLLSNASLSLRQAQDFLSSPIDEPIISVPSEDLSSLFKDIGALEKASKRGLFSQSVEKPVFFDMAFNYIDLPIDELQRLAGNGEKAEMGTVKKQEKEVEIKPVENVKKTRESRETTPAVNNQEEEQEGKKSWLGGWFGRK; encoded by the exons ATGTCTACAGATCAAGTCGACGTCTCGTTTAAGG TCCTCAGTCTCCTGAGCAAAGAGCGCGCCGTCTACGGCTTGCGAAATGGTGACCATGAGCGATATCG TAGACGACACTGCTCCAACAAGGTCCATCGGCTTCGCCAAGTTACTGGTGCCACATGCGGGAAAAAGACATACAAGGCGCCTCCCAATATAGAAGTCGAGAGCATTAAGGATGTTCG TCAACTTCAGTTGCTATTGTTCTCCGCTGAACGAGCTCTCGCTCACTCTCACGAACTCAAAAAGGACAAGAATCATTCGAAGAAGGACCAGCTCTCTTGGCTCAGACAAGCTTTCAAGCTCTCTACCCAGCTTTACTCCTTAGTCCAGTCCCTTGCTGCCGCATCCTCAGGCCTTCCCGCTCGAGTGGATTCCAAGACTCTTGGGGAGATCACTATCTACCATCTCACCATCCGCTCGGAATTATCATTTGAAAAATCCAGTTGGATCGAGTCGCTTTCCGACCTTGCCTGCCGCCGAAAGCTGCTCGCGACCCTTGCAGAAGGCGCCAAGGACTCTTACGATGAAGCTCTCGCCAACGAGTTTATCGACTCCCACGATCCCTTGATTAGATATTGCGCCTATAAGCTCGGTCGAGCGGAATCTCACGATATTGAGGGTGTCATGGCTGACATCGAAGCGGATGTCCTCGAAGAGGCGCTTCCTGGGATGTCGCAGCTTCTCGAAAGCTTGAGGACGGAGACTGGTgtggaggagatggaggaaggtAGGAGAAGGCTGGAGGATGTCGAGTTTGCAGGTGAAAAGGTCGAGTTGCGAAATGCGGAGATTGTAGGTGTGATGGTGCGTGTGCAGGAGGCACTCTCCAAATTGGGCGATGGGAAGAGTAAGGGTGCTAGGGGTATGAAGCGATGGGATCGAGTTCTCAGTGTGCTCGGAGAGGCTGAGGGTGTTGCCCGAAAGTTGCTCGAGGATAATGAAGCCAACGGtgcctcttcttcccttcgATCGACAAGAACTGCCCAGTCTCTTGCCCTAGCCCATCAGTACATCATCTACCTCCTCCTTACTCACCGAATTCGTCGAGATCTCGCTTTGGTAGAGACTCTCTCTTCATCTACTGTGCCCAAAGACCCGACTCAGTTTAAGGTACCGGGCGGAAAAGCCAAGTTGGAAGAGGCTGTCAAGGCTCTTGGAGCGATTGTCAAGCTTTACGGCACTATGCTACAGAGTCTGAAGCAGGCGGCTGAACTGAGTGTGGTTcaagagaaggagggtgTGAGGAGCGGTGTTGAGGGGTTGGAAGCCTACGTCCATGCCATCAG ATGCTACAACCTCGCGCGTTTACATTGCATTCACCCCGACCCTTCATACTCATCTGCTGTTCAGCTCCTCTCCAATGcttccctttctcttcgtcaagctcaagacttcctctcttctcccatcGACGAACCCATCATCTCCGTTCCTTCTGAAGacctctcttccctcttcaaGGATATTGGTGCCCTCGAAAAGGCTTCCAAGAGGGGACTCTTCAGCCAGTCTGTTGAGAAGCCCGTCTTCTTCGATATGGCTTTCAACTACATCGACCTCCCTATTGATGAACTGCAACGTTTGGCGGGTAATGGAGAAAAGGCAGAGATGGGTACTGTAAAGAAGCAAGAGAAAGAGGTAGAGATAAAGCCTGTGGAAAATGTGAAGAAGACCAGGGAGAGCAGGGAGACAACTCCTGCGGTGAACAatcaggaagaggagcagGAGGGCAAGAAGAGCTGGTTGGGCGGTTGGTTCGGAAGGAAGTAA
- a CDS encoding U6 snRNA binding protein, putative (Similar to TIGR gene model, INSD accession AAW46688.1): protein MSSRGGRGGARGGGNQGGERKKRESILNLAQFVDKSIRVKFMGGREATGILKGYDQLMNLVMDDVVEEYEDGRPTRSLGLVVLRGPNIVLVSPTDGSSGKSNRKPFPTIIM, encoded by the exons ATGTCTTCAAGA GGCGGCCGAGGCGGAGCTCGTGGCGGTGGTAACCAAGGGGGTGAACGTAAGAAGCGAGAGTCAATCCTCAACTTGGCTCAATTTGTCGACAAGAGTATCAGGGTCAAGTTTATGGGTGGACGGGAAG CTACCGGTATCTTGAAAGGCTACGACCAGCTTATGAACTTGGTCATGGACGATGTAGTTGAAGAGTATGAGG ATGGCCGACCTACACGAAGTCTTGGATTAGTTGTTCTCCGTGGCCCCAATATTGTCCTTGTCAGCCCAACGGACGGATCGTCAGGCAAGTC AAATCGAAAACCCTTTCCAACAATAATAATGTAG
- a CDS encoding uncharacterized protein (Similar to TIGR gene model, INSD accession AAW46433.1) has protein sequence MSTTMVPVPQEELPVLEALINIRNRLTALKKDTTRFIRAPDVMPIYNSVVKQITRLNAIRDEQQQSHSALHPASGSSTKPPPLPEANRVDQLLADVFGLLSLFFLTVGKSRETPAIYCQIASMRQILSHMDESGAYTEQFLIPFRERLDQLRSVIKQDSLEGKHPEPIVRLMIRKLEGVERQLDALFQSLTVLSVELVPIHNRLVQLRKELAALAAEPKPNKAEYKAILEELRKVDSKRVDGKFLGPGGSSVPEGQALLSGLLETCFEITQDIKAREAEEEVGPTLKPIYDRLSEMKNQLDQMTLTHRWTLRETDLYNYAMSLREIDAMRVDGKFVDAAGNKAEGQYALMFLLRRCYGLIYRLMSESEPISEELLPIANKLSTIKKCLNEVLKYGGPYTPRDLYPYHLALHQIDSLRKDGKFYADDGSIPEGQAILVAQLSEAHELLEMLKESMSDGESDDE, from the exons ATGTCTACAACTATGGTCCCCGTCCCACAG GAAGAACTCCCTGTTCTTGAAGCACTCATAAACATCCGCAACAGACTCACGGCGCTCAAAAAG GATACCACGAGATTTATCCGCGCCCCAGATGTTATGCCCATTTACAACTCGGTCGTGAAGCAGATCACTCGTCTTAATGCTATCCGCGATGAACAGCAGCAATCACACTCTGCACTCCACCCTGCTTCCGGCTCATCCACAAAACCGCCTCCGCTGCCAGAGGCTAATCGAGTCGATCAGCTTCTGGCCGATGTCTTTGGTCTGCTGagtctcttcttcctgaCGGTTGGGAAGAGCAGAGAGACGCCGGCGATCTACTGCCAGATCGCTTCCATGCGA CAAATCTTGTCACATATGGATGAATCAGGGGCATACACTGAACAGTTCCTCATTCCTTTCAGAGAACGTCTAGACCAGCTACGATCAGTTATCAAACAAGACTCACTGGAAGGCAAGCATCCTGAACCCATCGTACGATTGATGATTCGTAAACTGGAAGGTGTCG AACGCCAACTAGACGCACTATTCCAATCACTTACCGTCCTCTCTGTCGAACTTGTCCCTATCCACAACCGCCTCGTTCAACTCCGTAAAGAACTCGCGGCCCTCGCTGCCGAACCGAAGCCCAACAAGGCTGAATACAAAGCTATACTCGAAGAATTGCGCAAGGTCGACTCCAAGCGGGTGGACGGCAAGTTTCTCGGTCCGGGTGGGTCGAGTGTACCAGAAGGACAGGCGTTGCTTTCGGGTTTGCTAGAAACCTGTTTTGAGATTACGCAGGATATCAAGGCGAGGGAAGCGGAGGAGGAAGTAGGGCCGACTTTGAAGCCGATTTATGATCGATTATCGGAGATGAAGAACCAGCTGGATCAAATGA CACTGACACATCGATGGACTTTACGAGAAACCGATCTCTACAA CTATGCAATGTCTCTCCGAGAGATTGACGCTATGCGAGTAGACGGCAAGTTTGTCGATGCCGCCGGTAACAAGGCCGAAGGGCAATAT GCACTCATGTTCCTCCTCCGGCGATGTTACGGTCTCATCTACCGCCTCATGTCCGAATCCGAGCCCATTTCGGAAGAACTCTTACCTATC GCAAATAAACTCTCAACAATCAAGAAATGTCTTAACGAAGTCCTCAAATACGGCGGTCCCTACACACCACGCGATCTTTACCCTTACCACCTCGCCCTCCACCAGATTGACTCACTCCGCAAGGACGGCAAGTTTTATGCGGACGATGGGAGTATACCCGAAGGTCAGGCGATTCTCGTGGCGCAGTTGAGTGAGGCGCACGAGTTGTTGGAGATGTTGAAGGAGAGTATGAGTGATGGTGAGAGTGATGATGAGTGA
- a CDS encoding 14-3-3 protein, putative (Similar to TIGR gene model, INSD accession AAW46434.1), with protein sequence MSNREDSVYLAKLAEQAERYEEMVENMKSVASSDQELTVEERNLLSVAYKNVIGARRASWRIVSSIEQKEESKGNEAQVAMIKAYREKIEAELAKICEDILEVLDKHLIPSAASGESKVFYHKMMGDYHRYLAEFATGDKRKDSADKSLEAYKAASDVAVTELPPTHPIRLGLALNFSVFYYEILNSPDRACHLAKQAFDDAIAELDTLSEESYKDSTLIMQLLRDNLTLWTSDMNEPEKEEKPEETKQEEVAPAA encoded by the exons ATGTCTAACCGAGAAGACTCTGTCTACCTTGCCAAGCTCGCCGAGCAGGCTGAGCGATACGAGG AAATGGTCGAGAACATGAAGTCTGTCGCCTCTTCCGACCAGGAGCTCACCGTCGAGGAGCGTAATCTCCTCTCCGTCGCCTACAAGAACGTTATCGGTGCCCGCCGAGCTTCCTGGCGAATCGTCTCCTCCATCGAACAGAAGGAGGAGTCGAAGGGTAACGAGGCTCAGGTCGCCATGATCAAGGCCTACAGGGAGAAGATTGAGGCTGAGCTTGCCAAGATCTGCGAGGACATTCTTGAGGTTCTCGACAAGCACCTTATCCCTTCTGCCGCTTCTGGCGAGTCCAAGGTCTTCTACCACAAGAT GATGGGAGACTACCACCGATACCTTGCCGAGTTTGCTACCGGTGACAAGCGAAAGGACTCTGCCGACAAGTCTCTTGAGGCTTACAAGGCTGCTTCCGACGTTGCTGTTACCGAGCTCCCGCCTACTCACCCTATCCGACTCGGTTTGGCCCTCAACTTCTCCGTGTTTTA CTATGAGATTCTCAACTCCCCCGACAGGGCTTGCCACCTTGCCAAGCAGGCTTTCGACGACGCTATCGCCGAGCTCGACACCCTTTCCGAGGAATCCTACAA GGACTCTACCCTCATCATGCAGCTTCTTAGGGACAACCTTACTCTCTGGACTTCTGACATGAACGAGCCTG agaaggaagagaagcCCGAGGAAACAAAGCAGGAGGAGGTTGCCCCCGCGGCTTAG
- a CDS encoding uncharacterized protein (Similar to TIGR gene model, INSD accession AAW46435.1) — MADLTPGPRKPPPTELTGFRSALAHTGIPHGVLLWKPRLPSRNWLIFWSVSLSLSYAYYYDRSECKRIKQEVVERVEKYGREPMPGGSLGEPRRVVVWAGRWGGDDDADRAGRYFRKYVKPYLVAAGIDYTQPSAPLHGSITRQVHAAILLQRRQALGLAPTAMPLSLPGVLDPAEVKRREVESGVVLVGRASMKEYLEGLRRGWEGGVDEWEWEKEVEKTLAHDGVFDEPKNVADAAIDAIDAIDTAVVDSNVETATTATAAAPKSSFAFLSRPSPPAPGTPAPVTPAHLHTPPSPLPPTPPVLLLPFTNHLGFLQLPYMILDFFNERAKVRQGAQSALALIEGPVTDMHSDDAGHWDEKSESWYNKTARQLPDRLQKARTEYYESIKSRIDLARAYENGDREMTDEEKKANKVERIQDIEAERLKKELRWRGSEEGWEIVKPETPATWRDNWEGWLKMYQVPEDAKEAL; from the exons ATGGCTGACCTGACACCTGGTCCCCGCAAACCACCGCCAACTGAACTCACTGGCTTCCGCTCAGCACTCGCGCACACGGGTATCCCGCACGGCGTTCTTCTGTGGAAACCCCGTCTTCCGTCACGCAACTGGCTCATCTTCTGGTCCGTCTCGCTCTCGCTGTCATACGCCTACTACTACGACCGTTCTGAATGCAAGCGGATCAAGCAAGAGGTGGTGGAGCGTGTGGAGAAGTATGGGCGTGAGCCGATGCCCGGTGGAAGTCTGGGTGAGCCGAGGCGGGTGGTGGTGTGGGCAGGGCGATGGGGCGGGGACGACGATGCTGACCGCGCTGGGAGGTATTTCCGCAAGTATGTCAAG CCATACCTCGTCGCTGCCGGCATCGACTACACGCAGCCCTCTGCGCCTCTGCACGGCTCCATCACCCGCCAGGTGCACGCGgccatcctcctccagcGCCGCCAAGCGCTCGGTCTCGCGCCGACCGCGATGCCGCTCTCGCTCCCCGGCGTGCTCGACCCTGCTGAAGTGAAGCGGCGCGAGGTCGAGAGCGGCGTGGTGCTCGTCGGGCGGGCGAGTATGAAGGAGTACCTCGAGGGACTGAGGCGGGGCTGGGAAGGCGGCGTGGACGAGTGGGAgtgggagaaggaggtggagaagacGCTGGCGCATGACGGCGTGTTTGACGAGCCCAAGAATGTTGCCGATGCTGCCATCGACGCCATCGACGCCATCGACACCGCCGTCGTCGACTCCAACGTCGAGACCgccaccaccgccaccgcCGCCGCCCCCAAATCCAGCTTTGCCTTCCTCTCCCGCCCATCTCCCCCCGCCCCCGGCACCCCAGCCCCCGTCACCCCCGCCCATCTCCACACCCCCCCGTCCCCCCTCCCCCCGACCCCCCccgtcctcctcctgccGTTCACGAACCACCTCGGTTTCCTCCAGCTGCCCTACATGATCCTCGACTTTTTCAACGAACGCGCAAAGGTGCGACAAGGCGCACAGTCTGCGCTCGCTCTCATCGAAGGTCCTGTCACCGACATGCACAGCGACGACGCCGGGCACTGGGACGAGAAGAGCGAGAGCTGGTACAACAAGACCGCCAGACAGCTGCCCGACCGGCTCCAAAAGGCGCGGACAGAGTACTACGAGTCGATCAAGTCGCGTATCGATCTCGCGAGGGCGTACGAGAATGGCGACCGCGAGATGACAGACGAAGAGAAAAAGGCGAACAAGGTCGAGAGGATCCAGGATATCGAGGCGGAGAGGCTGAAGAAGGAGTTGAGATGGAGGGGCAGCGAAGAAGGCTGGGAGATTGTCAAGCCCGAGACTCCTGCGACATGGAGAGATAACTGGGAGGGCTGGCTCAAGATGTACCAAGTGCCCGAGGATGCCAAGGAGGCCTTGTAG
- a CDS encoding uncharacterized protein (Similar to SGTC gene model, INSD accession EAL18697.1) — protein MPEAYPPSPGDSDSLLDELASYGSRTPSPQPGEDDPAALQEYIHKITKGELEAPVHQVMDTKKLYDLIKSEYIDLSPDYQRDVVWTSSKMICLIQSVMLKYYVPPLIFSHNNLRLMNEKMVCIDGKQRCTSIVRFMDGEIPFVSPETKEKFWFKDGPGKRKLLPIPLRRHFEQVNLPAVTYKELGEEQQRDIFQRVQLGVALSSAEKLQAISSPWAHWCSKLEKKYITAPNTLGDLLSWDIKRAKSFQNVVGFAYLAKCKVEGKEATSTGWMSLKGLLEANVPLDPHLMDEAEMAMSIWLVIAQRYYATAFDTVSRRVAPIESWFIPFFILVHMHRLSYSQLAQAIGDMRQELHDVFVGNVFANTKVSRWLLDWINRVESAKKRGLETAEEQWKREKAAQSQVEGEGKKRRKKE, from the exons ATGCCAGAGGCCTACCCACCGTCTCCCGGCGATTCAGACTCTCTCCTCGACGAACTCGCGTCTTACGGCTCGCGGACACCTTCCCCTCAACCGGGGGAAGATGATCCCGCTGCCCTCCAGGAATATATTCACAAGATTACAAAAGGAGAGTTGGAAGCCCCTGTACATCAGGTTATGGATACGAAAAAGCTTTATG ACTTGATCAAGAGTGAATATATAGATCTTTCACCTGATTACCAAAGAGATGTGGTGTGGACATCGTCAAAGATGATATGCCTTATTCAAAGTGTCATGCTG AAATATTATGTTCCCCCATTAATCTTCTCTCATAACAATCTCCGACTTATGAACGAAAAAATGGTCTGCATTGACGGGAAGCAGCGATGTACATCCATCGTTCGCTTCATGGACGGTGAAATCCCTTTTGTCTCACCAGAGACCAAGGAGAAATTTTGGTTCAAGGACGGGCCTGGAAAGAGAAAGCTGTTACCAATTCCACTACGGAGACATTTTGAACAAGTGAATTTACCGGCGGTGACGTATAAAGAGTTGGGAGAAGAGCAACAGAGGGATATCTTTC AACGTGTCCAGCTGGGTGTCGCTCTCTCTTCCGCCGAAAAACTTCAGGCCATCTCCTCCCCTTGGGCACATTGGTGTTCCAAGCTGGAGAAGAAATACATCACCGCCCCCAATACATTAGGCGACCTCCTCTCGTGGGATATTAAGCGCGCGAAAAGTTTCCAGAATGTGGTTGGGTTTGCCTATCTGGCGAAGTGTAAAGtggaaggaaaggaagcAACATCAACGGGCTGGATGTCCTTGAAGGGACTTCTCGAGGCGAATGTGCCT CTTGATCCGCACTTGATGGATGAGGCGGAAATGGCCATGTCAATATGGCTCGTCATTGCTCAGCGATATTATGCAACCGCATTCGATACAGTATCTAGACGTGTCGCTCCCATTG AATCATGGTTCatccccttcttcatcttggTCCACATGCATCGACTTTCGTACTCCCAACTCGCACAAGCAATAGGCGACATGCGCCAAGAACTTCATGACGTTTTTGTGGGCAACGTTTTCGCCAACACCAAAGTTTCAAGATGGTTGCTCGATTGGATAAATAGAGTAGAGAGcgcgaagaagagaggtCTGGAGACGGCTGAGGAGCagtggaagagggagaaggcAGCGCAGAGTCAGGTtgaaggggaaggaaagaagagaagaaagaaggagtGA
- a CDS encoding cytoplasm protein, putative (Similar to TIGR gene model, INSD accession AAW46432.1) translates to MSAPSSDFEHEPLATELHPISDATLTVRVIKSFEFRTQKSVILKNLDLRTLTVGALMDLVREEVKKGAGFKPYRNLVLDTMKLYTVAHGHKTQNLIINLDHDEWILEPSKTLEEVGAQNETELSFFNREAYEKFKLDPELFLVVDEGLTQVKWD, encoded by the exons ATGTCCGCCCCTTCATCCGACTTCGAACATGAACCACTGGCCACAGAGCTACACCCCATCTCAGACGCCACGCTCACTGTCCGCGTCATCAAGAGCTTCGAGTTCCGTACTCAGAAGAGCGTCATATTGAAGAACTTGGATCTCAGGACGTTGACGGTTGGGGCTTTAATGGACCTTGTTAGGGAGG AGGTTAAGAAGGGTGCTGGGTTCAAGCCTTACAGAAACCTTGTCCTCG ACACAATGAAACTTTACACTGTCGCCCATGGCCACAAG ACACAAAATCTTATCATTAACCTCGACCATGATGAGTGGATCCTAGAACCTAGCAAGACCCTCGAGGAGGTTGGTGCTC AAAATGAGACGGAGTTGTCATTCTTCAACCGAGAGGCGTATGAAAAGTTCAAGCTCGACCCCGAG TTGTTTTTAGTAGTTGACGAAGGATTAACTCAGGTCAAATGGGACTAA